The region TGCACAGCGGCCTTCACTCGCTGTAAAGCAAACCCCTCAGGTAAGCTAATCTCAGTATCAAATACTTGAAAATATCGAAAACTAAAATTGAATTTTTCTATGTCTAAATCATTCAAAGAAATTTCTACTTGTTGCTCATTTTGTAAACCCACCAACACAATATCAGCAATGCCTTTGACGCTACTTTTACGTTTTTGCAGTTGGGTTAAAATCAATCGTAGTTGGTAACTATTCGCGGTTATTCCAGGAGTAAGTTCAACACCGTGAATTGCGACCCCTGCGACTTCCTTTTCTGGAGAAACTAAGCTGCGATAAAAAGCTAACTCTTGCTCAATACTCTTTTGTTCCAGCAATTGTTTTTTGAACATTTGCTGCATATTGGAATTGGCTTCTTTTGAAATATCCAATGCGATTTCTAACCTTGAAACGACATGAGATTGTTTCTTTAAATCTGTTTTTAAAATCTGTATTTCTTCAGCTTCTTTTACTGGTTCGATCACTTCAGAAATTAAAAAGTTTTGACTTAACACCCCTATTGTAAAACTAATTATAATAAGTCCAAATAAATACAGCCCTGAAGTGCGCTTTTTACGCTCTAAAACCTTTAAGCGATCCAGTAACCGATGGTAATTTAACATTAGGTAACAAGCCTTTAATAAAATACAATGACAACAATATGCCCACAAACGGAAGTTAGGCAATACTGTGCAAATAAAGTTTAGCAGAGCCGCTATTATTCACGCCAAAGCAGCAACACGCAAATACCTTCGTGATGAATTGAGAGATAAACTTTCTCAAGCGAATATAAGCGTGCAACTTTGTGCGTTAGCGCTGTTATTTGCCCTTATAGCATCAGGGGTCATCATCTTATTCCGATTAGCGCTTAATTGGGCACAACTTTACACAATACCTGAAGCGACTGAATTTAGTCATATAGTAAGCGACTGGCGAACGTACCTGCCAATAATAGGTGCTTTATTGATTTGGCTTGTTGCAGGCATTGGCTCTAAGCGTTACCGCAGAATGGGCATCGCTTATGTATTACATCGTTTCAAATTACATTACGGTAAAGTGCCGCTTCAGTCAGCCGCAGGACAATTTTTTCAAGCGCTCATCGCTTTAGTCGCTAATTTCTCAGTAGGTAAAGAAGGCCCAGCGATTCATTTGGGCGCAGTAAGTGCCAGTTTCTTAGCCGAAAAATTTAAACTCCCCGACAACAGCGTACGCATTATGTGTGCCAGTGGTATTGCAGCTGGAATAGCTGCAATTTTTAATGCACCTTTAGCGGCGGTATTATTTGTATTTGAGGTCATTGTCAGAGAATACAAAATTCATTACTTCTTCCCCATTATGCTTTCAGCCATTTGCGGCGCGGTGTCAAGCCAACTGGTGTTTGGTAATATTCATGAGTACGACTTAATTAGCGTCACTCGGATCCCACTTGACCATTACCCTATTTTGGCCATCGGCGGCGTGGTATTAGGTTGCGCGGCAGCGGGCTTTAACCACTTGTTACTCAAAATGACCGCAATTGGGCAACATTGGCCATTAATTTACAGATTAATGATTGCAGGAACTGTCACCACGTTAGTTGGGCTAGTTTTACCCCAAGCATTGGGTTCTGGCGATTTAGCTATTTTAACTGCGGTAAGTGAAAATCCCAGCCTATGGTTTTTAATCGCTTTATTGATAGGCAAGGTCATAGCAACCGTTGCCGCAATTAGTTTCGGTGTCCCAGGAGGATTAATTGGCCCGTTATATGGCATTGGCGCTTTAATCGGCGCTATATTGGCATTAGTCAGCGCCATGTTTTTCCCATCGATTGCACCTTATGTCGGTCTTTACACCGTCATAGGAATGACAGCAATGATGGGCGTGTGTTTAAGTGCGCCGCTCGCCGCGTTGGTGGCATTATTAGAACTCACCAATGATGCTTCAATTATTTTGCCTGCAATGTTCGTTACCATTCCTGCTTTCTTGATCGCTTACCAAGGTTTTAATACCAGCTCAGTGTTTCTTAAACAACTTGAAATTATGGGATTGGGTTATAAGATCCCTCCTGTAAATCTTGGCTTACAAAAGAAAGGCGTTCGTGCATTAATGGATAAACGTTTTGTGGTGGTTAATGATGACAATGAACTCTTATTGGAAGTCATGAAACGCGCCGAAGGACGACCTGTCATGGTACGTAATGCCGAGTCTCAAATTGAAATGCTCAGTCTTGAAATGCAGTCATTTGAAGATAACACCACTCTTTCTCGCCATTTAATGCAAGGGGTTCCCGATACGGCGACCTTAAGTGAAGTTTACGAGATATTATCCATTAAGCGCAGTGGTGAAGTTTATATTTATCGTAATAATATCAACAATATTGTTGGTGTGATCAGTTGGTCTAATTTATGGCAAGAGCTGCGTTCTGGACAAGTTTAATTAGCGCCAGTTAGAAAATACGATAAATAATCATTAGCATGATTTAATATTGCGCCACTCTCTGTTAAAATCTCTTCTCAGCCACCCTACTCAAATACAGGGTAAATAGTTCTATTTACTCTCCTAATAATTGGAAATTCAGGCTGATGACACAGTTTACAGGTTCTCACATCCTTTCAGTTAACCAACTGGATATTGATGCTATCAACACTATTTTTAATGTTGCCGATAAAATGACCCCTTATGCACTTCGTGAAAAGCGAACAAAAGTGCTTGAAGGTGCGATTTTAGGTAATTTGTTTTTCGAGCCTAGTACACGTACCCGAGTCAGCTTCGGTTGTGCGTTTAACCTTTTAGGCGGCAAC is a window of Shewanella donghaensis DNA encoding:
- a CDS encoding DUF6776 family protein; this translates as MLNYHRLLDRLKVLERKKRTSGLYLFGLIIISFTIGVLSQNFLISEVIEPVKEAEEIQILKTDLKKQSHVVSRLEIALDISKEANSNMQQMFKKQLLEQKSIEQELAFYRSLVSPEKEVAGVAIHGVELTPGITANSYQLRLILTQLQKRKSSVKGIADIVLVGLQNEQQVEISLNDLDIEKFNFSFRYFQVFDTEISLPEGFALQRVKAAVQVTASRGVKGGLIEQTFDIAELLES
- a CDS encoding chloride channel protein, with translation MQIKFSRAAIIHAKAATRKYLRDELRDKLSQANISVQLCALALLFALIASGVIILFRLALNWAQLYTIPEATEFSHIVSDWRTYLPIIGALLIWLVAGIGSKRYRRMGIAYVLHRFKLHYGKVPLQSAAGQFFQALIALVANFSVGKEGPAIHLGAVSASFLAEKFKLPDNSVRIMCASGIAAGIAAIFNAPLAAVLFVFEVIVREYKIHYFFPIMLSAICGAVSSQLVFGNIHEYDLISVTRIPLDHYPILAIGGVVLGCAAAGFNHLLLKMTAIGQHWPLIYRLMIAGTVTTLVGLVLPQALGSGDLAILTAVSENPSLWFLIALLIGKVIATVAAISFGVPGGLIGPLYGIGALIGAILALVSAMFFPSIAPYVGLYTVIGMTAMMGVCLSAPLAALVALLELTNDASIILPAMFVTIPAFLIAYQGFNTSSVFLKQLEIMGLGYKIPPVNLGLQKKGVRALMDKRFVVVNDDNELLLEVMKRAEGRPVMVRNAESQIEMLSLEMQSFEDNTTLSRHLMQGVPDTATLSEVYEILSIKRSGEVYIYRNNINNIVGVISWSNLWQELRSGQV